In one window of Gossypium arboreum isolate Shixiya-1 chromosome 4, ASM2569848v2, whole genome shotgun sequence DNA:
- the LOC108459593 gene encoding senescence-specific cysteine protease SAG39-like, which produces MASKNQLHHQFLYLALLFFILGVCEATSRTALEDASMYERHQQWMVQFGRVYKDTNERQKRFQIFKQNVARIDSFNAANNKPYKLGVNQFADLTNQEFTASRNGFKGHMCSNTATTFKYENATALPSTVDWRKKGAVTPIKDQGQCGCCWAFSAVAAMEGVTKLTTGKLISLSEQELVDCDTKGEDQGCEGGLMDDAFQFIEKNKGLTTESIYPYKGVDGTCNTNEEAKHAAKINGFEDVPANSEDALQKAVANQPVSVAIDAGGFDFQFYSGGVFTGSCGTDLDHGVTAVGYGEDGGTKYWLVKNSWGSSWGEEGYIRMQRDVDAKEGLCGIAMQASYPTA; this is translated from the exons ATGGCTTCCAAAAACCAGCTTCATCATCAATTCCTTTATTTGGCCTTACTATTCTTCATATTGGGTGTATGTGAAGCCACATCCCGCACTGCTCTGGAAGATGCATCCATGTACGAGAGGCATCAACAATGGATGGTCCAATTCGGACGAGTTTACAAGGACACCAACGAGAGGCAAAAGCGTTTCCAGATTTTCAAACAAAATGTGGCACGCATCGACTCTTTCAATGCTGCCAACAACAAGCCGTACAAGCTCGGTGTGAACCAATTTGCAGATCTAACCAACCAAGAGTTCACTGCTTCTCGAAATGGGTTTAAGGGCCATATGTGTTCCAACACGGCTACCACTTTCAAATACGAGAACGCCACCGCATTGCCTTCTACCGTGGACTGGAGAAAGAAAGGAGCTGTTACACCTATCAAGGACCAAGGCCAATGCG GATGCTGTTGGGCGTTCTCGGCCGTGGCAGCCATGGAAGGGGTTACTAAATTGACAACAGGAAAGTTAATTTCGTTGTCCGAGCAGGAACTGGTGGACTGTGACACCAAGGGTGAGGATCAAGGCTGCGAAGGTGGTCTAATGGACGATGCATTCCAATTCATCGAGAAGAACAAAGGCCTAACAACCGAATCCATTTACCCCTACAAGGGAGTTGATGGCACATGCAATACCAACGAAGAAGCCAAGCATGCGGCTAAGATAAATGGGTTTGAAGATGTGCCTGCCAATAGTGAAGATGCACTGCAGAAGGCCGTTGCCAACCAACCTGTTTCTGTTGCCATCGATGCCGGGGGCTTCGACTTCCAGTTCTACTCGGGTGGTGTGTTTACGGGAAGTTGTGGCACCGACCTGGACCACGGAGTGACGGCTGTTGGATATGGAGAGGATGGTGGGACTAAATATTGGTTGGTGAAGAACTCTTGGGGCAGTAGCTGGGGTGAAGAAGGCTACATTAGGATGCAAAGAGATGTGGATGCAAAGGA